One window from the genome of Microcebus murinus isolate Inina chromosome X, M.murinus_Inina_mat1.0, whole genome shotgun sequence encodes:
- the LOC105885422 gene encoding SH3 domain-binding glutamic acid-rich-like protein 3 isoform X1 has product MNAAMNAKACLNCWQNVITTSLQYEVNLVKQRQEEVIRILDSYKVKYELIDISVSLKVLQEMRMKVSTPKALPPQIFNGQEYCGVRDFEMFHKAKENKEILKFLKME; this is encoded by the exons ATGAATGCAGCGATGAATGCAAAGGCCTGCCTCAACTGTTGGCAGAATGTTATTACCACTTCATTGCAGTATGAAGTCAATCtg GTGAAGCAGAGACAGGAAGAAGTTATCAGAATTTTAGATTCTTACAAAGTAAAGTATGAATTAATAGATATTTCTGTCAGTTTGAAAGTACTTCAAGAAATGAGGATGAAGGTATCTACCCCTAAGGCTCTACCACCTCAGATATTCAATGGCCAAGAATATTGTGGAGTAAGA gattttgaaATGTTTCACAAGGCAAAGGAGAACAAAGAGATTCTGAAATTCCTGAAGATGGAATGA
- the LOC105885422 gene encoding SH3 domain-binding glutamic acid-rich-like protein 3 isoform X3, protein MSSVKVYYTSVSGSREVKQRQEEVIRILDSYKVKYELIDISVSLKVLQEMRMKVSTPKALPPQIFNGQEYCGVRDFEMFHKAKENKEILKFLKME, encoded by the exons ATGAGTTCTGTTAAAGTGTATTACACCAGCGTGTCAGGCTCTAGGGAG GTGAAGCAGAGACAGGAAGAAGTTATCAGAATTTTAGATTCTTACAAAGTAAAGTATGAATTAATAGATATTTCTGTCAGTTTGAAAGTACTTCAAGAAATGAGGATGAAGGTATCTACCCCTAAGGCTCTACCACCTCAGATATTCAATGGCCAAGAATATTGTGGAGTAAGA gattttgaaATGTTTCACAAGGCAAAGGAGAACAAAGAGATTCTGAAATTCCTGAAGATGGAATGA
- the LOC105885422 gene encoding SH3 domain-binding glutamic acid-rich-like protein 3 isoform X2, with protein sequence MNAAMNAKACLNCWQNVITTSLQYEVNLVKQRQEEVIRILDSYKVKYELIDISVSLKVLQEMRMKVSTPKALPPQIFNGQEYCGDFEMFHKAKENKEILKFLKME encoded by the exons ATGAATGCAGCGATGAATGCAAAGGCCTGCCTCAACTGTTGGCAGAATGTTATTACCACTTCATTGCAGTATGAAGTCAATCtg GTGAAGCAGAGACAGGAAGAAGTTATCAGAATTTTAGATTCTTACAAAGTAAAGTATGAATTAATAGATATTTCTGTCAGTTTGAAAGTACTTCAAGAAATGAGGATGAAGGTATCTACCCCTAAGGCTCTACCACCTCAGATATTCAATGGCCAAGAATATTGTGGA gattttgaaATGTTTCACAAGGCAAAGGAGAACAAAGAGATTCTGAAATTCCTGAAGATGGAATGA